The Helicobacter pylori genome includes a window with the following:
- a CDS encoding DEAD/DEAH box helicase gives MEFNQPPLPTEIDDDAYHKPSFNDLGLKESVLKSVYEAGFTSPSPIQEKAIPAVLQGRDVIAQAQTGTGKTAAFALPIINNLKNNHTIEALVITPTRELAMQISDEIFKLGKHNRTKTVCVYGGQSVKKQCEFIKKNPQVMIATPGRLLDHLKNERIHKFVPKVVVLDESDEMLDMGFLDDIEEIFDYLPSEAQILLFSATMPEPIKRLADKILENPIKIHIAPSNITNTDITQRFYVINEHERAEAIMRLLDTQAPEKSIVFMRTKKEADELHQFLASKNYKSTALHGDMDQRDRRSSIMAFKKNDADVLVATDVASRGLDISGVSHVFNYHLPLNTESYIHRIGRTGRAGKKGMAITLVTPLEYKELLRMQKEIDSEIELFEIPTINENQIIKTLHDAKVSEGIISLYEQLTEIFEPSQLVLKLLSLQFETSKIGLNQQEIDAIQNPKEKTPKTPNKKTHPHEQARSFKKGQHRDRHPKTNHHSKKPKRR, from the coding sequence ATGGAATTTAATCAACCACCACTCCCTACAGAAATTGATGATGACGCTTATCATAAGCCTAGTTTTAATGATTTGGGCTTGAAAGAATCGGTTTTAAAATCCGTTTATGAAGCCGGTTTCACTTCCCCAAGCCCCATTCAAGAAAAGGCCATTCCGGCTGTTTTGCAAGGCCGAGATGTCATCGCACAAGCCCAAACAGGCACAGGAAAAACCGCCGCTTTCGCTCTGCCCATTATCAACAACCTTAAAAACAACCACACCATAGAGGCCTTAGTGATCACGCCCACCAGAGAATTAGCCATGCAAATTAGCGATGAGATTTTCAAATTGGGCAAACACAATAGAACTAAAACCGTGTGCGTGTATGGAGGCCAGAGCGTTAAAAAACAATGCGAATTCATTAAGAAAAACCCCCAAGTGATGATCGCTACACCAGGAAGATTGCTCGATCACTTAAAAAACGAACGCATCCATAAATTTGTGCCTAAAGTGGTCGTTTTAGATGAAAGCGATGAAATGCTGGATATGGGGTTTTTAGACGATATTGAAGAGATTTTTGACTACCTCCCTAGCGAAGCGCAGATTTTGCTTTTTTCAGCCACGATGCCAGAGCCGATTAAAAGACTAGCGGATAAGATTTTAGAAAACCCTATTAAAATCCATATCGCCCCTTCTAATATCACTAACACTGACATCACCCAACGCTTTTATGTGATCAATGAGCATGAGAGGGCTGAAGCGATCATGCGCCTTTTAGACACTCAAGCACCTGAAAAGAGTATCGTTTTCATGCGCACTAAAAAAGAAGCCGATGAATTGCACCAATTCCTTGCTTCTAAAAATTACAAAAGCACCGCCTTGCATGGGGATATGGATCAAAGGGATCGCCGCTCTTCTATCATGGCGTTTAAAAAAAATGACGCTGATGTGTTGGTGGCTACAGATGTGGCGAGCCGTGGGCTAGATATTAGCGGTGTAAGCCATGTGTTTAATTACCACTTGCCCCTAAACACCGAGAGCTATATCCATCGCATTGGGAGAACCGGGCGAGCGGGCAAAAAAGGCATGGCGATCACTTTAGTAACCCCCTTAGAATACAAAGAACTTTTACGCATGCAAAAAGAAATTGATTCAGAGATTGAACTTTTTGAAATCCCCACCATCAACGAAAATCAGATCATCAAAACCTTGCATGACGCTAAAGTGTCTGAAGGGATCATCAGCCTTTATGAACAGCTTACCGAAATTTTTGAGCCGTCTCAATTGGTTTTAAAACTTTTGAGTTTGCAGTTTGAAACCAGCAAAATTGGTTTAAACCAACAAGAAATTGATGCGATTCAAAACCCTAAAGAAAAAACGCCAAAAACCCCTAACAAAAAAACGCACCCGCATGAACAAGCGCGTTCTTTCAAAAAGGGTCAGCACAGGGACAGACACCCTAAAACAAACCACCATTCTAAAAAACCCAAACGCCGTTAA
- a CDS encoding flagellar basal body P-ring protein FlgI: MKRVFLWLIFVLAFHKLLAEKIGDIASVVGVRDNQLIGYGLVIGLNGTGDKSGSKFTMQSISNMLESVNVKISADDIKSKNVAAVMITASLPPFARQGDKIDVQISSIGDAKSIQGGTLVMTPLNAVDGNIYALAQGAIVSGNSSNLLSANIINGATIEREVSYDLFHKNAMTLSLKNPNFKNAIQVQNTLNKVFGNKVAIALDPKTIQITRPERLSMVEFLALVQEIPINYSAKNKIIVDEKSGTIVSGVDIIVHPIVVTSQDITLKITKEPLNDSKNTQDLDNNMSLDTAHNTLSSNGKNITIAGVVKALQKIGVSAKGMVSILQALKKSGAISAEMEIL, from the coding sequence TTGAAACGGGTGTTTTTATGGCTTATTTTTGTATTAGCCTTTCACAAGCTTTTGGCCGAAAAAATAGGCGATATAGCGAGCGTGGTGGGCGTAAGGGATAACCAGCTGATTGGTTATGGGCTTGTGATTGGCTTAAATGGCACAGGGGATAAGTCCGGCTCAAAATTCACCATGCAATCCATTTCTAACATGCTAGAGAGCGTGAATGTCAAAATCTCTGCAGATGATATTAAATCTAAAAATGTCGCTGCAGTGATGATTACAGCCTCCTTACCCCCCTTTGCAAGACAGGGCGATAAAATTGATGTTCAAATTTCTTCTATTGGGGATGCAAAATCCATTCAAGGAGGGACTTTGGTGATGACCCCTTTAAATGCGGTAGATGGGAATATTTACGCCCTCGCTCAAGGGGCTATCGTTTCGGGCAATTCTAGTAACTTGCTCTCAGCCAATATCATCAACGGAGCGACTATTGAAAGGGAAGTTTCGTATGATTTGTTCCATAAAAACGCCATGACTTTAAGCCTGAAAAACCCCAATTTTAAAAACGCTATCCAAGTGCAAAACACTTTAAATAAGGTGTTTGGCAATAAAGTAGCCATAGCACTAGATCCCAAAACCATTCAAATCACTCGCCCAGAGCGTCTTTCTATGGTGGAGTTTTTAGCCTTAGTGCAAGAAATCCCCATTAATTACAGCGCGAAAAATAAGATCATTGTAGATGAAAAATCAGGCACGATCGTTTCAGGAGTGGATATAATAGTGCATCCTATAGTGGTTACAAGCCAAGACATCACGCTTAAAATCACTAAAGAGCCTTTAAATGACTCTAAAAACACGCAAGATTTAGACAACAACATGTCCTTAGACACCGCTCATAACACGCTGAGTTCTAACGGGAAAAACATCACCATTGCCGGGGTGGTAAAAGCCTTACAAAAAATCGGCGTGAGCGCTAAGGGGATGGTTTCCATCTTGCAAGCCCTAAAAAAAAGCGGCGCGATTAGCGCTGAAATGGAGATACTATGA
- the flgS gene encoding acid survival sensor histidine kinase translates to MKKSKRLKRPYLKNSPLKRSDKASSFKGLLENENNVISLENFKPKESEDLLENFSNKKDMQELLGLLNQFILQSYKVEKEFKDYKALYEWVIEILPQAIWVMNENGSFFYKNSLANQSHEVFNKAKLENFNTEIEHENKSYLVQQNSIQGKQIITATDISAQKRQERLASMGKISAHLAHEIRNPVGSISLLASVLLKHANEKTKPIVVELQKALWRVERIIKATLLFSKGIQANRTKQSLKTLESDLKEALNCYTYSKDIDFLFNFSDEEGFFDFDLMGIVLQNFLYNAIDAIEALEESEQGQVKIEAFIQNEFIVFTVIDNGKEVENKSALFEPFETTKLKGNGLGLALSLQVVKAHEGSIVLLENQEKTFEIKILNAS, encoded by the coding sequence ATGAAAAAATCCAAGCGCTTGAAACGCCCTTATTTAAAAAACTCCCCTTTGAAACGCTCTGATAAGGCTTCTTCTTTCAAGGGGTTGTTGGAAAACGAAAATAATGTGATTTCATTAGAAAATTTTAAACCCAAAGAGAGCGAAGATCTATTAGAAAATTTTTCCAACAAAAAAGACATGCAAGAATTGCTGGGGCTTTTAAACCAATTTATTTTACAAAGCTACAAGGTAGAAAAGGAATTTAAGGATTATAAAGCCCTTTATGAGTGGGTCATAGAGATTTTACCGCAAGCCATTTGGGTGATGAATGAAAACGGGAGCTTTTTTTATAAAAATTCTCTAGCCAATCAAAGCCATGAGGTGTTCAATAAGGCTAAATTAGAAAATTTTAACACCGAAATTGAACATGAAAATAAAAGCTATTTAGTCCAGCAAAACAGCATTCAAGGCAAGCAAATCATCACCGCAACCGATATTAGCGCTCAAAAACGCCAAGAGCGGCTCGCTTCTATGGGGAAAATCTCAGCGCATTTAGCCCATGAGATCAGAAACCCTGTAGGCTCTATCTCTCTTTTAGCTTCGGTGTTATTAAAGCATGCGAACGAAAAGACTAAGCCCATTGTTGTAGAATTGCAAAAAGCTTTATGGCGCGTGGAAAGAATCATTAAAGCCACCTTGCTTTTTTCTAAAGGCATTCAAGCCAACCGCACCAAGCAAAGTTTAAAAACGCTAGAGAGCGATCTCAAAGAAGCCCTAAATTGCTACACTTACTCTAAAGACATTGATTTTCTTTTTAATTTTAGCGATGAAGAAGGGTTTTTTGACTTTGATTTAATGGGGATTGTGCTGCAAAATTTCTTGTATAACGCCATTGATGCGATTGAAGCCTTAGAAGAGAGCGAACAGGGTCAAGTGAAGATTGAAGCGTTCATTCAAAATGAATTTATCGTCTTCACCGTTATTGATAATGGCAAGGAAGTGGAAAACAAAAGCGCTTTATTTGAGCCTTTTGAAACCACTAAATTGAAGGGTAACGGCTTAGGGTTAGCCCTGTCTTTACAAGTGGTTAAAGCCCATGAAGGGAGCATCGTGCTATTAGAAAATCAAGAAAAAACCTTTGAAATTAAAATTCTTAACGCTTCTTAA
- the dps gene encoding DNA starvation/stationary phase protection protein, with translation MKTFEILKHLQADAIVLFMKVHNFHWNVKGTDFFNVHKATEEIYEEFADMFDDLAERIVQLGHHPLVTLTEALKLTRVKEETKTSFHSKDIFKEILEDYKHLEKEFKELSNTAEKEGDKVTVTYADDQLVKLQKSIWMLQAHLA, from the coding sequence ATGAAAACATTTGAAATTTTAAAACATTTGCAAGCGGATGCGATCGTGTTGTTTATGAAAGTGCATAACTTCCATTGGAACGTGAAAGGCACCGATTTTTTCAATGTGCATAAAGCCACTGAAGAAATTTATGAAGAGTTTGCGGACATGTTTGATGATCTCGCTGAAAGGATCGTTCAATTAGGACACCACCCTCTAGTCACTTTAACCGAAGCGCTCAAACTCACTCGTGTTAAAGAAGAAACTAAAACGAGCTTCCACTCTAAAGACATCTTTAAAGAAATTCTAGAGGACTACAAACACCTAGAAAAAGAATTTAAAGAGCTCTCTAACACCGCTGAAAAAGAAGGCGATAAAGTCACCGTAACTTATGCGGACGATCAATTGGTCAAGTTGCAAAAATCCATTTGGATGTTGCAAGCCCATTTGGCTTAA
- a CDS encoding DUF2018 family protein encodes MRDYSELEIFEGNPLDKWNDIIFHASKKLSKKELERLLELLALLETFIEKEDLEEKFESFAKALRIDEELQQKIESRKTDIVIQSMANILSGNE; translated from the coding sequence ATGAGAGATTACAGCGAGCTTGAAATTTTTGAGGGAAACCCCTTAGACAAGTGGAATGACATTATTTTTCATGCGAGTAAAAAGCTTTCTAAAAAAGAGCTAGAAAGGCTTTTAGAGCTTCTGGCTCTTTTGGAAACTTTTATAGAAAAAGAAGACTTGGAAGAAAAGTTTGAATCTTTCGCTAAAGCTTTAAGAATAGATGAAGAGTTGCAACAAAAAATAGAAAGCAGAAAAACAGACATTGTGATCCAATCCATGGCGAATATTCTCAGCGGGAATGAATGA
- a CDS encoding polyprenyl synthetase family protein, which yields MQEKQLKTIQNKIASWIKEIESGFIDELFSKIGPSKMLRSKLMLALLNEKTNATLLDKALNLCAIVEMIQTASLLHDDVIDKATMRRKLPSINALFGNFNAVMLGDVFYSKAFFELSKMGESIAQALSNAVLRLSRGEIEDVFVGECFNSDKQKYWRILEDKTAHFIEASLKSMAILLNKDAKMYADFGLNFGMAFQIIDDLLDITQDAKTLGKPNFSDFKEGKTTLPYLLLYEKLNQHEQGLLISYFKQDSHEIIEWTKEKFKQYGIIEETLKIAQVYSKKALEAIKGENNLILEKLAQDVIYRTF from the coding sequence ATGCAAGAAAAACAACTTAAAACCATTCAAAATAAGATCGCTTCTTGGATCAAAGAAATAGAAAGCGGCTTTATAGACGAATTGTTTTCTAAGATCGGCCCTTCAAAAATGTTGCGCTCCAAACTCATGCTCGCTTTATTGAATGAAAAAACAAACGCTACTTTATTAGATAAAGCACTCAATTTGTGCGCGATTGTAGAAATGATACAGACCGCTTCTTTATTGCATGATGATGTGATTGACAAAGCGACCATGCGCCGAAAACTCCCTAGCATTAACGCTCTTTTTGGTAATTTTAACGCTGTGATGCTTGGAGATGTGTTTTATTCTAAAGCCTTTTTTGAATTGTCTAAAATGGGTGAATCCATCGCTCAAGCCCTCTCTAATGCGGTTTTAAGGCTCTCTAGGGGTGAGATTGAAGATGTGTTTGTGGGGGAATGTTTCAATAGCGACAAACAAAAATACTGGCGCATTTTAGAAGACAAGACCGCTCATTTCATAGAAGCGAGCTTAAAGAGCATGGCGATTCTTTTAAATAAAGACGCCAAAATGTATGCGGATTTTGGATTAAATTTTGGCATGGCGTTTCAAATCATTGACGATTTATTAGACATCACTCAAGACGCCAAAACTCTAGGTAAGCCCAATTTTAGCGATTTTAAAGAAGGCAAAACCACTTTACCCTACTTGCTTTTATATGAAAAATTAAATCAACATGAACAAGGGCTTTTAATTTCTTATTTTAAACAAGATAGCCATGAAATCATAGAATGGACTAAGGAAAAATTCAAGCAATATGGTATCATAGAAGAAACCCTTAAAATCGCTCAAGTTTATTCTAAAAAGGCCCTTGAAGCCATTAAAGGGGAAAACAATTTGATTTTAGAAAAACTAGCGCAAGATGTCATTTATAGGACTTTTTAA
- the hemA gene encoding glutamyl-tRNA reductase: MELETHLSKYFTLAFTHKSMSLEMREKLAINSNATLKEFLQTIKTHCPNIKECMVLSTCNRFEIYASLKHGANTNEQKSALLKILAQNKKMSVSDLEKCALMSVDESAVHHVFSVCSSLDSLVVGETQITGQMKNAYKFAFEEKFCSKDLTRLLHFAFKCAAKVRNLTGISKQGVSISSVAVKEALNIFEKERIKDKKALVIGLGEMAQLVIKHLLNKQFETLVLGRDAAKFEDFIKELEEPKKVSFQNIENLNAYINEYELLFCATSSPHFIVQNRMLKETIFRRFWFDLAVPRNIEKPVFNNIFLYSVDDLEPMVRGNVENRQESRTKAYEIVGLATMEFYQWIQSLEVEPVIKDLRELARISAQKELQKALKKRYVPKEYESNIEKILHNAFNTFLHHPTIALKKNAQKEESDVLVGAIKNLFNLDKSNANHAQNLNLYKCEYYEE, from the coding sequence ATGGAGTTAGAAACTCATTTGTCAAAATATTTCACCCTAGCCTTTACGCATAAAAGCATGAGCTTAGAAATGCGAGAAAAACTCGCTATCAATTCGAACGCAACGCTTAAAGAATTTTTACAAACCATTAAAACCCACTGCCCTAACATCAAAGAGTGCATGGTGTTATCCACATGCAATCGCTTTGAAATCTATGCGAGCCTGAAACACGGCGCTAATACTAATGAACAAAAAAGCGCACTATTAAAGATTTTGGCTCAAAATAAAAAAATGAGCGTGTCTGATTTAGAAAAATGCGCTTTAATGAGCGTTGATGAAAGTGCAGTCCATCATGTCTTTAGCGTGTGCAGCAGTTTGGATAGCCTAGTAGTGGGGGAAACTCAAATCACAGGGCAGATGAAGAACGCCTATAAATTCGCTTTTGAAGAGAAATTTTGCTCCAAAGATTTAACCCGATTGCTCCATTTTGCTTTCAAATGCGCCGCTAAAGTGCGCAATCTAACCGGCATTTCAAAACAAGGGGTTTCCATCTCTTCAGTGGCGGTCAAAGAAGCGCTTAATATTTTTGAAAAAGAAAGGATTAAGGATAAAAAAGCCCTTGTGATAGGGCTTGGCGAGATGGCTCAATTAGTCATCAAGCACCTTTTAAACAAGCAATTTGAAACGCTTGTCTTAGGGCGTGATGCGGCTAAATTTGAAGATTTCATCAAAGAATTAGAAGAGCCTAAAAAAGTGAGCTTTCAAAATATAGAAAATTTAAACGCTTATATCAATGAATACGAACTGCTTTTTTGCGCCACTTCTTCGCCGCATTTTATCGTGCAAAATCGCATGTTAAAAGAAACGATTTTCAGGCGTTTTTGGTTTGATTTAGCCGTGCCACGAAATATTGAAAAGCCGGTATTCAATAATATTTTCTTATACAGCGTGGATGATTTAGAGCCTATGGTAAGAGGAAATGTGGAAAACAGGCAAGAGAGCAGGACGAAAGCTTATGAGATTGTAGGGCTTGCCACAATGGAATTTTACCAATGGATCCAAAGTTTAGAAGTAGAGCCTGTAATTAAGGATTTAAGGGAATTGGCTAGGATTTCAGCCCAAAAAGAATTGCAAAAAGCACTTAAAAAACGCTATGTGCCTAAAGAATACGAAAGCAACATTGAAAAGATCTTACACAACGCTTTCAATACTTTTTTACACCACCCTACCATCGCCTTAAAAAAGAACGCTCAAAAAGAAGAATCCGATGTGCTTGTGGGCGCGATTAAAAACCTGTTTAATTTGGACAAATCTAACGCTAACCATGCTCAGAATTTGAATCTCTATAAATGCGAATATTACGAGGAATAA
- the proS gene encoding proline--tRNA ligase: protein MLFSKLFAPTLKEPPKDAVLKSHKHLAQAGYIYQVGSGIYNFLPLAKKVLDKIENITHKRMQEHGAQNILMSFVVLASLWEKSGRLDKYGKELLVFKDRKDNDFVLSPTLEENITEIAANFIKSYKQLPIHLYQIHTKFRDEIRPRFGLVRAREFIMKDGYSFHEDAESLDEEFLNTQSAYKEILSDLGLDFRIVEADSGAIGGSKSREFVVLTECGEDTIVVCQNCDYAANIEIAKRSKRPELLNVPKAQLAKFPTPNTTSAQSVAEFFKTEPYFVLKALVKKVIHKDKETLACFFVRGDDNLEETKALNALNIIGANALELREANEEDLNHAGLIAGFIGPYGLKKHVSYIIFDEDLKEGDCLIVGANEKDFHAVGVDLKGFENLVYADIVQVKESDHCSNCQGALKYHKSLEVGHIFKLGQGYAKSLKASFLDKNGKERFFEMGCYGIGISRLLSAILEQKSDDLGCVWTKNTAPFDVVIVVSNWKDEAQKKLAFEVYERLLQKGVDALLDDRDARFGAKMRDFELIGERLALIIGKQTLESKEFECIKRANLEKQTIKDTELEEKILEMLASE, encoded by the coding sequence ATGCTATTTTCAAAACTCTTTGCCCCCACCCTCAAAGAACCCCCTAAAGATGCCGTGTTAAAAAGCCATAAACACTTAGCTCAAGCAGGATACATTTATCAAGTAGGCAGCGGGATTTATAATTTTTTGCCTTTAGCTAAAAAAGTGCTAGACAAAATAGAAAACATCACGCACAAACGCATGCAAGAGCATGGGGCGCAAAATATTTTAATGAGCTTTGTGGTTTTGGCGAGTTTGTGGGAAAAATCAGGCCGTTTGGATAAATACGGCAAGGAATTATTGGTTTTTAAAGACCGAAAAGACAATGATTTTGTTTTAAGCCCCACTTTAGAAGAAAATATCACCGAAATTGCCGCTAATTTCATTAAAAGCTACAAGCAATTACCCATCCATCTCTATCAAATCCACACGAAATTCCGTGATGAGATCCGCCCTCGATTCGGGTTGGTGAGAGCGAGAGAATTTATCATGAAAGATGGTTACAGCTTTCATGAAGACGCTGAAAGCTTGGATGAGGAATTTTTAAACACGCAGAGTGCTTATAAAGAGATTTTAAGCGATTTGGGTTTGGATTTTCGCATTGTGGAAGCGGATAGCGGGGCGATTGGAGGGAGTAAAAGCAGGGAATTTGTCGTTTTAACAGAATGCGGGGAAGACACGATCGTGGTGTGTCAAAATTGCGATTATGCCGCCAATATTGAAATCGCTAAACGCTCTAAAAGGCCTGAGCTTTTAAATGTCCCCAAAGCGCAATTAGCGAAATTCCCTACCCCTAATACCACCAGCGCTCAAAGCGTGGCGGAATTTTTTAAAACAGAGCCTTATTTTGTCTTAAAAGCGCTTGTTAAAAAAGTGATCCATAAAGATAAAGAAACTCTAGCGTGCTTTTTTGTTAGAGGCGATGACAATTTAGAAGAGACTAAAGCCCTGAACGCTTTGAACATTATAGGAGCGAACGCTTTAGAATTAAGAGAGGCCAATGAAGAAGATTTAAACCACGCAGGGTTAATAGCGGGCTTTATAGGGCCTTATGGCTTGAAAAAGCATGTTTCTTACATCATTTTTGATGAAGATTTAAAAGAGGGCGATTGCTTGATCGTTGGGGCTAATGAAAAGGATTTTCATGCGGTGGGCGTGGATTTAAAAGGGTTTGAAAACCTTGTTTATGCGGATATTGTCCAGGTTAAAGAGAGCGATCATTGCTCTAATTGTCAAGGGGCGTTGAAATACCATAAGAGTTTGGAAGTGGGGCATATTTTCAAACTCGGGCAAGGCTATGCTAAAAGCTTGAAGGCTAGTTTCTTGGATAAGAATGGTAAGGAGCGGTTTTTTGAAATGGGGTGCTATGGGATAGGTATTAGCCGATTGCTCAGTGCGATTTTAGAGCAAAAAAGCGATGATCTAGGCTGTGTGTGGACGAAAAATACCGCTCCTTTTGATGTGGTGATCGTGGTTTCTAATTGGAAAGATGAAGCGCAAAAAAAACTCGCTTTTGAAGTGTATGAAAGGCTGCTTCAAAAGGGCGTTGATGCGCTGCTAGATGACAGAGACGCGCGTTTTGGGGCAAAGATGAGGGATTTTGAATTGATTGGGGAACGATTGGCGCTCATTATTGGGAAGCAAACTTTAGAGAGTAAAGAGTTTGAGTGCATCAAACGCGCTAATTTGGAAAAACAAACGATCAAAGACACCGAATTAGAAGAAAAAATTTTAGAAATGTTAGCGAGCGAATAA
- the hemC gene encoding hydroxymethylbilane synthase, producing the protein MGNLVIGSRGSELALWQANHIKERLKKECSIESKIQIVKTKGDKILDTPLNKIGGKGLFTKELEELLLKGEIDLAVHSLKDVPVVFEKGLDLACITKRADVRDTFLSVKFPNLMSLPKGAKVGTTSLRRSMQLKMKRQDLDTESLRGNVQTRLKKLECGEFDAIILAEAGLCRLEIQGAKYRKAFSVEEMIPSMGQGALGVEMLKNHKHFATLQKLNDEKSAFCCRLEREFIKGLNGGCQIPIGVHASLMGDRVKIQAVLGLPNGKEAITKEKRGDKTKAFDLVQELLEEFLQSGAKEILEKAQLF; encoded by the coding sequence GTGGGAAATTTAGTGATTGGCTCTAGGGGGAGCGAATTAGCCTTATGGCAAGCGAATCACATTAAAGAACGCCTGAAAAAAGAATGCTCTATAGAAAGCAAGATTCAAATCGTTAAGACTAAGGGCGATAAAATCTTAGACACCCCTTTAAATAAGATTGGCGGTAAGGGGCTATTCACTAAGGAATTAGAAGAATTGCTTTTAAAAGGCGAAATTGATTTGGCGGTGCATTCTTTAAAAGATGTGCCGGTCGTGTTTGAAAAGGGGTTAGACTTGGCATGCATCACCAAAAGGGCTGATGTGAGAGACACTTTTTTAAGCGTGAAATTCCCTAATTTGATGAGCTTGCCTAAAGGGGCAAAGGTTGGCACGACTTCTTTAAGGCGCTCCATGCAACTCAAAATGAAACGCCAGGATTTAGACACAGAAAGCTTAAGGGGGAATGTCCAAACCCGTTTGAAAAAGCTTGAATGCGGAGAATTTGACGCTATCATTTTGGCTGAAGCTGGGTTGTGCCGCCTAGAAATTCAAGGAGCGAAATACCGCAAGGCTTTTAGCGTGGAAGAAATGATTCCTAGCATGGGTCAGGGGGCTTTAGGGGTAGAAATGCTCAAAAACCACAAGCATTTTGCCACGCTTCAAAAACTCAACGACGAGAAAAGTGCGTTTTGCTGCCGTTTAGAAAGGGAGTTTATCAAGGGGCTTAATGGGGGGTGTCAGATCCCTATAGGCGTGCATGCGAGTTTAATGGGCGATAGGGTTAAAATCCAGGCGGTTTTAGGCTTGCCTAACGGGAAAGAAGCCATCACTAAAGAAAAGCGAGGGGATAAAACTAAAGCGTTTGATTTAGTTCAAGAGCTTTTAGAAGAATTTTTGCAAAGCGGGGCTAAAGAGATTTTAGAAAAGGCGCAGTTGTTTTAA
- a CDS encoding c-type cytochrome — protein sequence MRLFIALVLFWWWLSLNAKEADFISDLEYGMALYKNPRGVACAKCHGIKGEKQEITFYYEKGEKKILYAPKINHLDFKTFKDALSLGKGMMPKYNLNLEEIQAIYLYITSLEPKEERKDSLKP from the coding sequence ATGCGTTTGTTTATCGCGCTAGTTTTGTTTTGGTGGTGGTTAAGTTTGAACGCTAAAGAAGCGGATTTCATTTCTGATTTAGAATACGGGATGGCTCTTTATAAAAACCCTAGGGGTGTTGCGTGCGCGAAATGCCATGGCATTAAAGGCGAAAAGCAAGAAATCACCTTTTATTACGAAAAAGGCGAGAAAAAAATCCTCTACGCCCCTAAAATCAACCATTTAGATTTTAAAACCTTTAAAGACGCCCTGAGTTTAGGCAAAGGCATGATGCCTAAATACAATCTCAACTTAGAAGAAATCCAAGCGATTTACCTTTACATCACCTCTTTAGAGCCTAAAGAAGAGCGTAAGGATTCTCTTAAGCCTTAA